The following coding sequences are from one Lysinibacillus sp. FSL W8-0992 window:
- a CDS encoding asparagine synthetase B family protein: MKIWIVMQGKNHKRWNDWLENLTHWARANVIHVMDKEMMHMAEIKVEYTNINFNNSDSQQNFSHPVVIDGWIDGKFHIYSDGVDSLPDYQRKDLFTALQYEPEKLLCNSYGEFTIACWNETNLGFIVATDIYATRPVYYWISKEKELFIANDIRALLLITEIPFLIDEEICKIFPTSGFAVGENDFEELTFFKGIKKIPPATIATWNHDSLQIKRYWGMPQLLEQPEIKMDAIPYFREVFQEVTANRLRGKKHIIELSGGLDSATVTAAALTDGNTERLLAVNISFTENDMILSHDKDLVKNMINELGIPGVIILADATAKIPNAELGRDPLWFIDGPEPRANALVNETFTKIAEEYDALSVLTGEGGDFIFSGEKAIIDSFIRQKRFSELFYLLKKWSGGNIKQMFKFGLQYGISPFIPYLGEKLYYNLLWSDKEYELPEFFTAEHLKREKKINKEEYLNYRKSKALRSWGKRYHYDFLWPRARYMDSVGITLPTYHPFLDRRIIEFSFSVPPEQHFDIIQGKSEKYAGSKMLLRKAYVDILPSYMYNRTSKTTYSHMARKSFFNDRKQILQLFDKKKKNLQVAELGIIKRDIFWKHLLAMAIRSEDPNNDLGMGYQYMRAIIDLEIWLQEMEKGKEYVLERSRPIKPRLLGDIETLNLGEK, encoded by the coding sequence ATGAAAATATGGATTGTAATGCAAGGAAAGAACCACAAAAGATGGAATGATTGGTTAGAAAACTTAACACATTGGGCACGTGCAAATGTCATTCATGTTATGGACAAAGAAATGATGCATATGGCAGAAATAAAGGTTGAATATACAAATATAAATTTTAACAATTCCGATTCACAACAAAATTTTTCCCATCCAGTAGTAATCGATGGTTGGATAGATGGAAAATTCCATATATATTCGGATGGCGTTGATTCATTACCAGATTACCAAAGAAAAGATTTATTCACCGCCCTACAGTATGAACCGGAAAAACTATTATGTAATTCTTACGGTGAATTTACGATAGCTTGTTGGAATGAGACGAATCTAGGTTTTATTGTTGCCACAGATATCTATGCAACACGCCCTGTTTATTATTGGATAAGCAAAGAAAAGGAATTATTTATTGCAAATGATATACGAGCTCTTTTATTAATAACTGAGATACCCTTTCTTATAGACGAGGAAATTTGTAAGATCTTTCCTACATCAGGTTTTGCTGTTGGAGAGAACGATTTCGAGGAACTTACTTTCTTTAAAGGTATTAAAAAAATCCCACCAGCTACTATTGCTACATGGAATCACGATTCATTACAAATTAAAAGATATTGGGGTATGCCTCAATTGCTTGAGCAACCGGAAATAAAAATGGATGCCATTCCTTACTTTCGTGAGGTGTTTCAAGAGGTTACAGCAAATCGTTTAAGAGGAAAAAAGCACATTATTGAGCTAAGTGGTGGGCTCGATTCGGCTACTGTTACAGCAGCAGCGCTTACAGATGGCAATACGGAACGATTACTTGCTGTCAATATTTCTTTTACAGAGAACGACATGATTCTTAGTCACGATAAGGATCTTGTAAAAAATATGATAAACGAATTAGGCATTCCTGGTGTTATTATTTTAGCTGACGCAACGGCTAAAATACCAAATGCAGAATTAGGAAGAGACCCACTTTGGTTCATTGATGGACCAGAACCTAGAGCAAATGCCTTAGTCAATGAAACTTTCACGAAAATTGCTGAAGAATATGATGCTTTATCTGTTCTAACAGGTGAAGGTGGCGATTTTATTTTTAGTGGAGAAAAAGCTATAATTGACTCTTTTATACGACAGAAACGCTTTTCTGAACTATTTTATCTATTAAAAAAATGGTCTGGAGGAAATATTAAACAAATGTTTAAATTCGGTTTACAATACGGTATTTCTCCATTTATTCCTTATTTAGGCGAAAAACTTTATTATAATTTATTATGGTCAGATAAAGAATACGAGTTACCAGAATTTTTTACAGCTGAACATTTGAAACGAGAAAAAAAAATTAATAAAGAGGAATATTTAAATTATAGAAAAAGTAAGGCTCTCAGGTCTTGGGGTAAAAGATATCATTATGATTTTCTTTGGCCACGTGCAAGATATATGGACTCTGTTGGTATCACGCTACCTACATATCATCCTTTTTTAGATAGACGAATTATTGAATTTTCTTTCTCTGTACCTCCTGAACAGCATTTCGACATCATACAAGGAAAATCTGAAAAGTATGCTGGGTCGAAAATGCTCTTACGTAAAGCTTATGTTGATATTTTACCTTCATACATGTACAATCGCACATCAAAAACAACCTATTCACATATGGCAAGAAAAAGTTTTTTTAATGACCGTAAACAAATTCTGCAGTTATTTGATAAAAAGAAGAAAAATTTACAAGTTGCAGAACTTGGTATTATTAAAAGAGATATATTTTGGAAACATTTACTTGCTATGGCTATTCGTTCGGAAGATCCAAATAATGATTTAGGCATGGGCTATCAATATATGAGAGCCATTATTGATTTGGAGATTTGGCTACAAGAAATGGAAAAAGGAAAAGAATATGTGCTCGAACGCTCCCGTCCTATTAAACCACGTCTATTAGGTGATATCGAGACTTTAAATTTGGGAGAAAAATAG
- a CDS encoding DUF3238 domain-containing protein, which yields MENKKLFLYLFAICLSFLLIPSISVFAYEDESFNQNFSDFQVNKNANEMIVKWNSIPKAKKYIVKHNHGILYEGTEAQFESKNLSEGSLNEYEIAAIDYNDQVFSNSHIKIYTTSSNNEEIGIDTFSTTSSIILDWPDVDNITEYYIYRDNQFIGVTKESHYIDNTPSANTEYQYTITGEIPFTNTRFEQIIEQVKIDFLNYLLTDDVNTSANNLFSQVYKEIEENPFDLIEISTPVKTLEENVQKISLQNYRAKPQIMPLAISTNTWIKINTMILNTPKYPGYIPAPIGSYYYGTDNRTTITSQGSTRSSLEASINWSTLAVEETKSIGWTNRYTKNSNGTYTFVDRKQASSNNVYLGATKKTSSMIDINFIHKAAHPYYTLAPNVEYEFRTEIYKDGTTKIRGYHTLFPSLGIFRSDGSGYKTIYTHDQGSRSPWNLYSHKTINITK from the coding sequence ATGGAAAACAAAAAACTTTTTTTATACCTATTTGCAATTTGTTTATCATTTTTGTTAATACCATCTATTTCTGTCTTCGCTTATGAAGATGAATCCTTCAATCAAAATTTTTCAGATTTCCAAGTAAATAAAAATGCTAATGAGATGATTGTAAAATGGAACTCCATACCTAAAGCAAAAAAATATATAGTTAAACACAACCACGGAATATTGTACGAGGGAACTGAAGCACAATTCGAAAGTAAAAATCTTTCTGAAGGTAGCCTTAATGAATATGAAATAGCAGCTATTGATTATAACGACCAAGTATTCTCAAACTCACATATAAAAATATATACTACTTCATCTAATAATGAAGAAATAGGAATAGACACATTTTCTACAACATCAAGTATCATTTTAGACTGGCCTGATGTAGATAATATTACTGAATATTATATTTATAGAGATAATCAATTCATAGGAGTAACAAAAGAAAGCCATTACATAGATAATACTCCATCAGCAAATACCGAATATCAATATACAATTACTGGTGAAATACCTTTTACTAATACCCGATTTGAGCAAATAATCGAACAAGTAAAAATAGATTTCCTGAATTATTTGCTAACAGATGATGTGAATACATCTGCTAACAATTTATTCTCACAAGTATATAAAGAAATAGAGGAAAATCCTTTCGATTTAATAGAAATTTCTACTCCAGTTAAAACTTTAGAGGAAAATGTCCAAAAAATTTCTCTTCAAAATTATAGAGCAAAGCCCCAAATAATGCCTTTAGCAATATCAACAAATACATGGATAAAAATAAATACAATGATTTTAAATACTCCTAAATATCCTGGATATATTCCAGCACCAATTGGAAGCTACTATTACGGAACAGATAATCGTACTACAATAACTTCCCAAGGAAGTACTCGATCATCACTAGAAGCATCAATCAATTGGTCAACTTTAGCAGTTGAGGAAACAAAATCAATTGGTTGGACAAATCGTTACACAAAAAACTCCAATGGAACATATACATTTGTTGACCGAAAACAAGCATCTAGTAATAATGTTTATTTAGGAGCTACTAAAAAAACTAGTTCAATGATTGATATTAATTTCATTCACAAAGCAGCTCACCCTTATTACACCTTAGCGCCAAATGTAGAATACGAGTTCCGTACAGAAATTTATAAAGATGGGACTACAAAAATCAGAGGGTACCACACCTTATTCCCGTCACTCGGTATTTTCAGAAGTGATGGTTCAGGATATAAGACTATTTATACACATGATCAAGGGTCAAGGTCTCCTTGGAATTTATATTCACATAAAACAATTAACATAACGAAATAA
- the opp4C gene encoding oligopeptide ABC transporter permease, translated as MRLFKRYFNKKQYDTEHTVTWNEEFAVANTKSLFWKRFKKHKLAVIGLWFLAIVTIAAIFAPFIAPFDPAEITSEFSAPPSWQHLLGTDQVGRDVFSRVIYAARVSLAVGIGAVAISAIIGTVLGLISGYFGGIIDGIIMRITDMFMSFPYILFILVVASIVGPGLTNIILILGVLGWPGIARLVRGNVLAIKQSDYVKASIALGYKTPRILFKHILPNTIAPILIFATSGVAGAILDEAALSFLGLGVQPPDASWGNMLSNAQSISILTDQPWLWIPPGILILCTVLSINYIGDALRDALDPHNSK; from the coding sequence ATGAGATTATTTAAAAGGTATTTTAATAAAAAACAGTATGATACAGAACACACGGTCACTTGGAATGAAGAATTTGCTGTAGCAAATACGAAGAGCCTATTTTGGAAAAGATTCAAAAAGCATAAATTAGCTGTAATTGGACTATGGTTTTTAGCGATTGTAACGATTGCGGCCATTTTTGCACCGTTTATTGCACCGTTTGATCCAGCTGAAATTACAAGCGAATTTAGTGCACCACCTTCATGGCAGCACTTACTAGGTACAGATCAAGTAGGACGAGACGTGTTTAGTCGCGTCATTTATGCGGCACGTGTTTCGTTAGCTGTAGGTATTGGTGCGGTGGCAATTTCGGCGATTATTGGTACTGTATTAGGGTTAATTTCTGGTTATTTTGGTGGCATTATAGATGGGATTATTATGCGTATTACAGATATGTTTATGTCATTTCCATATATTTTGTTTATTTTAGTTGTTGCTAGTATTGTAGGACCAGGGTTAACGAATATCATTCTTATTTTAGGGGTGCTAGGCTGGCCAGGTATAGCACGACTTGTGCGCGGCAATGTTTTAGCGATTAAGCAATCGGACTATGTGAAAGCAAGTATTGCTCTAGGATATAAGACGCCACGTATTTTGTTTAAGCATATTTTACCGAATACCATTGCACCTATTTTGATTTTCGCTACTTCTGGTGTTGCAGGGGCAATATTAGATGAAGCAGCATTAAGCTTTTTAGGCTTAGGCGTACAGCCGCCAGATGCAAGTTGGGGGAATATGCTTTCAAATGCCCAATCGATTTCGATTTTAACGGATCAACCGTGGCTTTGGATTCCACCGGGTATTTTAATATTATGTACCGTTTTATCAATTAACTATATTGGGGATGCATTGCGAGACGCACTTGACCCACACAATTCAAAGTAG
- a CDS encoding ABC transporter ATP-binding protein, with protein sequence MLKIKQAILKLPETTSVILYGLNLFWQCDKLKTCSLFFMILLESLLGPLLIWLSAKILDEITLTSFNLFSWNTLIWMAVVYFTFTLIIDALQPVVEMQKRLFTFKLQAHIDTLLITRAISFPDITPFEQASFHSRTQIVRYNEYFVNMWITIVTQLLSGVTLIIAGSTLIGMFAPWAPILFLFLSFPKMYLEAKINNLTFEGREEIQELRRRAEYYLCTPLMHETAGEMKVFNLVPFFKSRYSSTAKHLLQTISNDQKKLTLHQFFWSLLQSMVAGGILIYIVQQALQGQLSSGDILLFIGAIIQFNEGTNELFAVFAIGPRETRHLRKIVSFLTSENKIKSGNTLPDDAIDKGYELNKITFSYNAEKEVLKIEELQIPKGKITVLVGENGSGKSTIIKLLLRYFDPNEGTIHFNTLPLSCYDIENFRLNSTAVFQDFLRYEMDFKSNIGVGKISKFNDLVSIEKAASLGGANQFLHKLEKKYETELGRLFGGKNLSGGEWQRIALSRAFMRHESANLLIFDEPTSALDVFIEEEIFEKLRKLAYGKTVIIVSHRLSTARFADNIIFLEKGKVVEIGTHDELIKNQAHYAELYKLQAQKYK encoded by the coding sequence TTGCTAAAAATTAAACAAGCTATTTTAAAATTACCCGAAACAACTTCTGTAATTTTATATGGTTTAAACTTATTCTGGCAATGTGACAAACTTAAAACATGCTCCCTATTTTTCATGATATTATTAGAATCTTTACTTGGTCCGCTACTTATCTGGTTAAGCGCTAAGATTTTGGATGAAATTACACTTACCTCCTTTAATTTATTCTCTTGGAACACTTTAATATGGATGGCTGTAGTCTATTTTACTTTTACATTAATAATAGACGCTCTTCAACCAGTAGTTGAGATGCAAAAGCGACTGTTTACCTTTAAACTTCAAGCTCATATTGATACATTACTCATTACCAGAGCTATTTCCTTTCCAGATATTACTCCTTTTGAACAAGCATCTTTCCATTCTAGAACTCAAATTGTCCGTTATAATGAGTATTTTGTTAATATGTGGATTACCATCGTAACTCAACTCTTAAGCGGTGTTACTTTGATTATTGCTGGAAGTACATTAATCGGAATGTTTGCACCTTGGGCTCCTATTTTATTTCTTTTCTTATCCTTTCCCAAAATGTATTTGGAAGCAAAAATTAATAATTTGACTTTTGAGGGACGTGAAGAGATACAAGAGTTAAGGAGACGTGCAGAATATTATCTATGTACTCCTCTTATGCATGAAACAGCAGGCGAGATGAAAGTATTTAATCTTGTCCCCTTTTTCAAGTCCCGTTATAGTAGTACTGCCAAACATTTATTACAAACTATTTCAAACGATCAAAAAAAGCTGACCCTTCATCAGTTTTTTTGGTCCCTGCTACAGTCGATGGTTGCTGGTGGTATTCTAATTTATATTGTACAGCAAGCTCTTCAAGGTCAGTTATCCTCTGGAGATATACTGCTGTTTATAGGAGCAATCATTCAATTCAATGAAGGTACAAATGAATTATTCGCAGTATTTGCAATTGGACCTAGAGAAACTAGACATTTAAGAAAAATAGTTTCTTTCTTAACAAGCGAAAATAAAATTAAATCTGGAAATACTTTACCTGATGATGCTATAGATAAAGGCTATGAACTTAACAAAATAACATTTAGCTATAATGCCGAAAAGGAAGTATTAAAGATTGAGGAATTGCAAATTCCAAAAGGAAAAATAACAGTATTAGTTGGTGAAAATGGATCGGGTAAAAGTACTATTATTAAGTTACTTCTACGATATTTTGATCCAAATGAAGGAACAATTCACTTCAATACCTTACCGTTAAGTTGTTATGATATTGAGAATTTCAGGTTAAATTCAACAGCAGTTTTTCAAGATTTTCTCCGATACGAAATGGACTTTAAATCAAATATTGGTGTAGGTAAAATTTCTAAATTTAATGATTTAGTGAGTATTGAAAAGGCTGCTTCCCTTGGAGGTGCCAATCAGTTTTTACATAAGCTTGAAAAGAAATATGAAACTGAACTTGGAAGACTATTTGGTGGAAAAAATCTATCTGGGGGGGAATGGCAACGTATTGCTCTTTCTCGTGCTTTTATGAGACATGAGTCAGCAAATCTACTTATATTTGACGAGCCTACATCTGCATTAGATGTTTTTATTGAAGAAGAGATTTTCGAAAAATTACGTAAATTAGCTTATGGAAAAACAGTAATTATTGTCTCGCATAGACTAAGCACCGCCCGCTTTGCTGATAACATTATCTTTTTAGAAAAAGGAAAGGTCGTAGAGATCGGTACTCATGATGAATTAATAAAAAACCAGGCACACTATGCAGAGTTATATAAGTTACAAGCTCAAAAATATAAATGA
- a CDS encoding M20 metallopeptidase family protein, translating into MSFQNQVEQLHTLFDEIVANRRYMHMHPELSFEEEKTSIFIANTLKEYGIPFRERVGKNGIVANIDGALPGKTLAFRADFDALPINDEKDVPYKSTVPGVMHACGHDGHTAALLAFAKIVQQNKDQLRGSIRLIFQPAEEKPPGGAKFMIEDGALDGVDFVFGAHLASDLPLGKISTAAGPIMASVDAFTIKLFGKGGHGAYPHTTKDSIIAATQLIQNFQQIVSRRVNPTEAAVVTVGSLHAGNAFNVIADTATLEGTVRTLNQNVRNQIEKEIFAILDGLKVSNYVDYEIDYLKGYPVLINTEKESVIVEQLIKEQFTEEAFEIKTAVLGAEDFAYYLQHVPGNFIHVGSANEHANTQFPHHHPKFDFDERALLNIATIFLKIIDYYGKVE; encoded by the coding sequence GTGAGTTTTCAAAATCAAGTAGAACAATTACATACACTTTTCGATGAAATTGTAGCTAATCGTCGTTATATGCATATGCACCCTGAATTATCATTTGAAGAAGAAAAAACATCCATTTTTATTGCTAATACATTAAAAGAATATGGTATCCCATTCCGCGAACGCGTTGGCAAAAATGGAATCGTCGCTAACATTGATGGCGCTTTACCAGGAAAAACACTCGCGTTCCGTGCCGATTTCGATGCCCTACCAATCAATGATGAAAAAGACGTACCCTATAAATCGACAGTACCTGGCGTTATGCACGCTTGTGGTCATGATGGACATACTGCTGCACTACTTGCATTTGCAAAAATTGTACAGCAAAATAAAGATCAATTAAGAGGCTCTATCCGTTTAATTTTCCAACCTGCTGAAGAAAAACCACCAGGTGGAGCAAAATTTATGATTGAGGATGGCGCGCTTGATGGTGTTGATTTTGTATTTGGAGCTCATTTAGCTTCCGATTTACCTTTAGGAAAAATTTCAACTGCAGCTGGTCCAATAATGGCCTCTGTTGACGCATTTACGATTAAATTATTCGGTAAAGGTGGACATGGAGCTTACCCACATACGACGAAGGATTCAATCATTGCAGCGACTCAGCTTATTCAAAACTTCCAGCAAATCGTTAGCCGTCGAGTAAATCCAACTGAGGCAGCGGTTGTAACAGTTGGTAGTTTACACGCAGGAAATGCCTTTAATGTTATTGCAGACACTGCTACATTAGAAGGTACTGTTCGTACATTAAATCAAAATGTACGGAATCAAATTGAAAAAGAAATTTTCGCTATTTTAGATGGCTTAAAAGTTTCAAATTATGTAGACTATGAAATCGATTATTTAAAAGGCTATCCTGTTTTAATTAATACAGAAAAGGAATCTGTTATTGTTGAACAATTAATTAAAGAACAATTCACAGAAGAAGCTTTCGAAATTAAAACTGCAGTCTTGGGTGCCGAAGATTTTGCCTATTACTTACAACATGTACCAGGAAACTTTATTCACGTTGGCTCTGCCAATGAACATGCAAATACACAATTCCCTCACCACCATCCGAAATTCGATTTTGATGAGCGTGCATTGCTAAATATCGCAACAATATTCTTAAAAATTATTGATTATTACGGTAAAGTCGAATAA
- a CDS encoding lasso peptide biosynthesis B2 protein: MNECYFTTIHGFVRFILLEYDFEEAYEKIAVHMYPLYASATDRKVNEIDIDELYRLGQLLYRLDEDDHLVTSCVSIAVTIQAILFSGGYESDLLIGVKKIDQKLFSHAWVQLKNGKKIDPNNKIEDLKVLQIYDMSKFTERWVLSSL, from the coding sequence ATGAATGAGTGTTATTTTACAACAATACATGGATTTGTAAGGTTTATACTGTTGGAATATGACTTTGAAGAAGCTTATGAAAAAATCGCTGTTCATATGTATCCCCTTTATGCAAGTGCAACTGATAGAAAGGTAAATGAAATTGATATAGACGAATTATATAGATTAGGTCAATTACTTTATAGACTGGATGAAGATGATCACCTTGTTACTTCATGTGTATCAATAGCAGTTACTATTCAAGCTATTTTGTTCAGTGGAGGTTATGAATCTGACTTATTAATAGGTGTTAAAAAAATCGATCAGAAGTTATTTTCTCACGCTTGGGTACAATTGAAAAACGGAAAAAAGATTGATCCTAACAATAAAATCGAAGATTTAAAAGTTTTGCAAATCTATGATATGAGTAAATTTACTGAAAGGTGGGTATTGTCCTCGTTATGA
- a CDS encoding lariocidin family lasso peptide has protein sequence MKKLQSAQVKKYGDFLTVTLSKKSKPGDGKFGRGKKG, from the coding sequence ATGAAAAAGTTACAATCTGCTCAGGTAAAAAAGTATGGCGACTTCTTAACAGTTACCCTTTCTAAGAAAAGTAAGCCAGGTGATGGTAAATTTGGCCGTGGAAAAAAAGGTTAA
- a CDS encoding MBL fold metallo-hydrolase, giving the protein MEVSKGVEILELEFNGIIIHPTLLWDQEMAVLIDTGFPGQFEDLHVVMEKVGVSFDKLKVVILTHQDIDHIGSLPEILQVCGSNIKVYAHVLDKPYIEGDLPLLKDGHIENPPKGIVNDTLKDGQELPYCGGIRVIHTPGHTQGHVSLYFKQSKTLVAGDSMYSENGVLRGVHVPTTLDIREAQQSLKKYLELDIESVVCYHGGLSKGNINEQIWNNLRASLTD; this is encoded by the coding sequence ATGGAAGTTTCAAAGGGTGTAGAAATTCTGGAGCTCGAATTTAATGGAATCATCATTCATCCAACTCTTTTATGGGATCAGGAAATGGCTGTGTTAATAGATACTGGATTTCCGGGACAATTTGAAGATTTGCACGTTGTAATGGAGAAGGTAGGGGTATCGTTTGATAAACTAAAGGTTGTCATTTTAACGCATCAGGATATCGATCATATAGGCAGTCTCCCAGAAATATTGCAGGTTTGTGGAAGTAATATTAAAGTTTATGCGCACGTACTAGATAAGCCTTATATCGAGGGGGATTTGCCTCTTTTGAAAGACGGGCACATAGAAAACCCACCTAAAGGAATAGTGAACGACACTTTAAAAGATGGTCAAGAATTGCCGTATTGCGGAGGCATTCGTGTTATCCATACGCCAGGGCATACGCAGGGTCATGTCAGCCTATACTTCAAACAAAGTAAAACGCTTGTTGCTGGAGATTCGATGTATAGTGAGAACGGAGTATTGAGGGGAGTTCATGTTCCAACGACATTGGATATAAGGGAAGCTCAACAATCTTTAAAGAAATACTTAGAGTTAGACATTGAATCGGTAGTTTGTTACCACGGCGGATTGAGTAAGGGAAATATTAATGAGCAGATTTGGAACAACTTAAGAGCATCTCTAACTGATTAA
- a CDS encoding ABC transporter ATP-binding protein, with product MVRKQKWRCKGQWNYLKSARETSTLLLNMVWKSGPLLTLCIVIFIVVDATIPIIQLYVSKKIIDGIVEQNELYYTELWAIAYALSLIILNIVKSIESWVKTLLAERSMITVNSFLLDAFERIPGMRFFEDPQYRDRLETLRDHATWLPFQLIMISANFITAILSSIGIILVIVYFSPVLALLLVLSTGPFAFVQNRYNEMEWDYAKEYALLRRKMDYIRSLLLGRRSAMEVRLFGLGSFFYNMYKSTFEHLYSTFSRIQIKGSNCTVLTSFLSGIGTGIGYFWILMKTGSGSMSIGDFALYLGAVFQLSVSMRDIAKEGADTIDLWRMGKDFILFMKAEKDIEISSKPVPIASEGALSIEFRDVCFRYPYQESVQEEGHYQSSKEDIEETEEAHFYDDPYIDTDKDSIKNTGYVLDRINFSVSPGEKVAIVGANGSGKTTLIKLLCRFYEFNQGEIKVNGIDIRNLDLYELRKQISVVFQEFGRYEMSIRENIALGDLNAQHNDDKILHAVHSAKLETTIAELPENLDTMVGPEWGGIDFSGGQWQRIALARALMRQAGLVILDEPSAALDIRAEYDIFQQFKKLTHGKTVIMISHRFSTVRIADRILVLKNGKIIEEGSHETLLKKNGEYAKMFRLQAKSFLGKDEVFC from the coding sequence ATGGTGCGTAAACAGAAATGGCGATGTAAAGGACAATGGAATTATCTGAAAAGTGCCAGAGAAACTTCTACACTACTTCTTAATATGGTTTGGAAATCCGGACCCCTACTAACACTTTGCATAGTTATTTTTATTGTAGTGGATGCCACCATCCCTATCATTCAATTATACGTTTCTAAAAAAATAATTGACGGTATTGTTGAACAAAATGAATTATATTATACAGAGTTATGGGCTATAGCTTATGCCCTCAGTTTAATTATTCTAAATATAGTAAAATCTATAGAATCATGGGTAAAAACATTACTTGCGGAACGCTCCATGATTACCGTTAATAGTTTTTTACTTGATGCCTTTGAACGTATTCCAGGTATGCGTTTCTTCGAAGACCCCCAGTATAGAGATAGGCTTGAAACGTTACGGGATCACGCTACTTGGTTACCTTTCCAATTAATTATGATCAGTGCAAATTTCATTACTGCAATACTTTCGTCGATTGGAATCATTTTAGTTATAGTCTATTTTTCCCCAGTGCTAGCTTTACTACTTGTTCTGTCTACTGGTCCATTTGCTTTTGTACAAAACCGTTACAACGAGATGGAATGGGATTATGCCAAAGAGTATGCACTGTTAAGAAGGAAAATGGATTACATCCGGAGTTTATTACTTGGCAGACGTTCGGCAATGGAAGTCCGCTTGTTTGGTTTAGGAAGCTTCTTTTATAACATGTATAAATCAACTTTTGAACATTTATATAGTACCTTTAGTAGAATTCAGATAAAAGGTTCTAATTGCACTGTGTTAACAAGTTTTTTATCAGGAATCGGAACAGGAATTGGTTACTTTTGGATATTAATGAAGACCGGTTCAGGGAGTATGTCTATTGGAGATTTTGCTTTGTACTTAGGTGCCGTATTTCAATTATCTGTTTCTATGAGAGATATTGCTAAAGAAGGTGCGGATACTATTGATTTATGGAGAATGGGAAAAGATTTTATTCTTTTTATGAAAGCTGAAAAGGATATTGAAATTTCTTCTAAACCAGTTCCTATTGCTAGTGAAGGTGCCCTATCAATCGAATTCAGAGATGTGTGTTTTCGCTATCCATATCAGGAATCAGTTCAAGAGGAAGGCCACTATCAATCATCTAAGGAAGACATAGAGGAAACAGAAGAGGCACATTTCTATGATGACCCTTATATAGATACTGATAAAGATTCTATTAAGAATACTGGATATGTTTTAGATCGTATTAATTTCTCAGTCTCTCCGGGTGAAAAGGTGGCAATTGTGGGTGCTAATGGCTCTGGTAAAACAACACTTATCAAATTGCTTTGCCGTTTTTATGAATTTAATCAAGGCGAGATCAAGGTGAACGGTATTGATATTCGTAATCTCGATTTATACGAGCTAAGAAAGCAAATCTCAGTGGTATTCCAAGAGTTTGGGCGATATGAAATGTCCATAAGAGAAAACATTGCCCTTGGTGATTTAAACGCCCAGCATAATGATGATAAAATTTTACACGCAGTACACTCAGCAAAATTGGAAACAACTATTGCTGAATTACCCGAAAACCTTGACACAATGGTTGGTCCTGAATGGGGAGGTATTGACTTTTCAGGTGGACAATGGCAAAGAATTGCTTTAGCTAGAGCGCTTATGAGACAGGCAGGATTAGTTATTTTGGACGAACCATCTGCTGCGTTGGATATAAGAGCAGAATATGATATATTCCAACAGTTTAAGAAACTTACACATGGCAAAACCGTTATTATGATTTCACATCGCTTCAGTACTGTGAGAATAGCTGACCGTATTCTTGTACTGAAGAATGGCAAGATTATAGAAGAAGGAAGCCATGAAACTCTTCTCAAAAAGAATGGGGAATATGCAAAAATGTTCCGCCTACAAGCTAAATCTTTTCTAGGGAAGGATGAGGTCTTTTGCTAA